In Musa acuminata AAA Group cultivar baxijiao chromosome BXJ2-8, Cavendish_Baxijiao_AAA, whole genome shotgun sequence, one genomic interval encodes:
- the LOC135618346 gene encoding uncharacterized protein LOC135618346, which produces MASACINNGPMPPAFAPACPSYGFLSPRISLSHDGPADGGSVPGHDVQDAQPATSPPETSDLDDSEKVIPDFEFRLDDPVMMLPADELFSDGKLVPLHVAAARPHVEPADGIRLPEAERPRRVAEVHGSELCAQSPRAPRSSSRWRKLLGLKKQQQNPMPESQKVPPHPSKSPNANTRSLCDILQRRPKHSADDCYLNTPLLNDSDSEPASVSITARRSLSSSSSSSGADHDELLRFSFDAEKPSQAPISLARAHSCVRVARPRGDTAEGHRAAREGRCAVRRGSEGAPAEPSPLAASVDSPRMNASGKVVFQGLESSSSSPGSFHHRHRGKPYRGMERSHSVNLRVVPVLNVLTVGSLRVGASKPGSVFGLGHLFSLHKTDSPVSAARRNAHGSVRRSKIDKEA; this is translated from the coding sequence ATGGCCTCCGCCTGCATCAACAACGGCCCCATGCCTCCGGCCTTCGCCCCAGCGTGCCCTTCCTACGGCTTCCTTAGCCCCAGGATCTCCCTCAGCCACGACGGCCCCGCTGACGGCGGTTCCGTCCCGGGCCATGACGTACAAGACGCTCAGCCCGCCACCTCGCCGCCGGAAACTTCGGATCTGGATGATTCGGAGAAGGTTATACCCGATTTTGAGTTCCGCCTCGACGACCCTGTCATGATGCTGCCCGCCGACGAGCTCTTCTCTGACGGAAAGCTTGTCCCGCTCCATGTCGCGGCTGCGCGGCCTCATGTGGAGCCGGCTGATGGGATCCGTTTGCCGGAGGCGGAGAGGCCTCGTCGGGTGGCCGAGGTTCACGGATCGGAGCTCTGCGCACAGTCGCCCAGAGCGCCGAGGAGCTCGAGCCGGTGGAGGAAACTGCTCGGTCtcaagaagcagcagcagaacCCCATGCCGGAGTCCCAGAAGGTGCCGCCGCACCCTTCCAAGAGCCCGAATGCCAACACCAGATCGCTCTGCGATATCCTTCAACGCCGTCCGAAACACTCCGCCGACGACTGCTACCTCAACACCCCGCTCCTCAACGACTCGGATTCGGAGCCGGCATCGGTCTCCATAACGGCCCGCCGCTCCCTCTCCTCCTCGTCATCGTCCTCGGGTGCCGACCACGACGAGCTCCTGCGGTTCTCCTTCGACGCGGAGAAGCCCTCCCAGGCGCCGATCTCGCTTGCCCGGGCGCACTCCTGTGTCCGGGTTGCCCGGCCGAGGGGCGACACCGCGGAGGGCCACCGAGCGGCGAGAGAGGGACGGTGCGCGGTGAGGCGGGGGTCGGAAGGGGCGCCGGCAGAGCCGTCGCCGTTGGCGGCGTCGGTGGACAGCCCCCGTATGAACGCGTCGGGGAAGGTGGTGTTCCAGGGGCTGGAGTCGAGCTCGAGCAGCCCGGGCAGTTTCCACCACCGACACCGGGGAAAGCCGTACCGCGGCATGGAGCGGTCGCACTCCGTCAACCTCCGGGTCGTCCCGGTTCTCAACGTGCTCACGGTCGGCTCGCTCCGTGTGGGCGCGTCCAAGCCCGGGTCAGTCTTCGGCCTGGGCCACCTCTTCTCGCTCCACAAAACCGATAGCCCGGTCTCCGCCGCGAGACGGAATGCTCACGGAAGCGTCCGGAGAAGCAAGATCGACAAGGAGGCCTGA
- the LOC135618616 gene encoding patatin-like protein 3 encodes MAIVDADKLSYEIFSILESKFLGFDDPKKHVFPSSSAASPRTPSGAGRVRILSIDGGDRPSDSLLAAAALTRLESSLCLRSGDPSARIADFFDVAAGSGSGGVLAALLFTKGYDGRPLFSAADALRLLLAESRRRVGGFSARRGLFRGIFRRSGGLFRRIFGESTLRDTVKPVLIPCYDLATGAPFVFSRADAVEADAYDFRIREVCAATCADAGATAVELRSVDGRTRVAAVGGGVALANPAAVAITHVLHNRQEFPFAVGVEDLLLVSLGAGGSAPASGAAELVRIAGEGVSDMVDQAVAMAFGQRRTSNYVRIQANGFASGNCIPRTRNSSRSMEAAEELLSQRNVESLLFRGKKISEQTNAEKLEWLAGELIKEDERRSKCPIPTVIPKHVMTPRTSSATTITTVTTASTGSSTSPVH; translated from the exons ATGGCGATCGTGGATGCCGACAAGCTCAGTTACGAGATCTTTTCCATTCTCGAGAGCAAATTCCTCGGCTTCGACGACCCGAAGAAGCATGtcttcccctcctcctccgccgcttcCCCGCGGACCCCTTCGGGCGCCGGCAGGGTCCGGATCCTGTCCATTGACGGTGGCGACCGCCCATCTGACAGCCTCCTCGCCGCGGCCGCTCTCACTCGGCTGGAATCGTCCCTCTGCCTCCGCTCCGGCGATCCTTCTGCACGGATCGCCGACTTCTTCGACGTCGCCGCCGGGTCCGGCTCTGGCGGCGTCCTCGCTGCATTACTCTTTACGAAGGGGTACGACGGCCGCCCCCTGTTCTCCGCCGCCGACGCCCTGCGACTCCTCCTTGCCGAGAGTCGCCGCCGCGTTGGGGGCTTCTCCGCCAGGAGGGGCCTATTTCGGGGGATATTCCGGCGATCGGGGGGCTTGTTCCGGCGGATCTTCGGGGAATCGACGCTGAGGGACACCGTGAAGCCGGTCCTGATCCCGTGCTACGACCTCGCGACCGGGGCGCCCTTCGTCTTCTCGAGGGCGGACGCCGTGGAGGCGGACGCGTACGACTTCCGGATCAGGGAGGTGTGCGCGGCCACGTGCGCCGACGCTGGTGCCACCGCAGTGGAGCTGCGGTCGGTGGACGGGCGGACGCGGGTCGCCGCCGTGGGCGGCGGTGTGGCGCTGGCGAACCCCGCGGCGGTGGCCATCACTCACGTTCTGCACAACCGGCAGGAGTTCCCATTCGCCGTCGGGGTGGAGGACCTCTTGCTCGTCTCGCTCGGTGCCGGCGGTAGCGCGCCCGCGTCGGGTGCGGCTGAGCTCGTCAGGATCGCGGGGGAGGGCGTCTCCGATATG GTGGATCAAGCGGTGGCGATGGCGTTTGGACAGCGTAGAACAAGCAACTATGTGCGCATCCAG GCTAACGGATTCGCGTCGGGAAATTGCATTCCGAGGACGAGGAATTCGAGTCGGTCGATGGAAGCGGCAGAGGAGCTGTTGTCGCAGAGGAACGTGGAGTCGTTGCTCTTCAGGGGAAAGAAGATATCCGAGCAAACTAATGCCGAGAAGCTCGAATGGCTCGCCGGTGAGCTCATCAAGGAGGACGAGAGGAGGAGCAAGTGTCCGATTCCGACGGTGATTCCGAAGCACGTGATGACGCCGAGAACGTCGTCGGCGACGACCATCACCACCGTGACGACGGCGTCCACGGGATCGTCCACGTCGCCGGTCCACTAA